Within the Streptomyces sp. R41 genome, the region ACAGGTGGGCGAAGGACATGAACAGCCCGTAGCCCACCTGCTGGTAGACCGGGGTGCCGGGGCTGACCACCTGGGCGAACGTCGAGACGACGAAGAGGGTCGTCTTGGGATTGAGGACGTTGGTGAGGAAGCCCGTGCGCAGGGCGGCGAACGGGGTCAGGGTCGTCTTGTTGGCCAGATCGACCTCGACGTCTTCGCGCGCGCGGAAGGTGCGCACGCCGATGTAGACGAGGTACGCCGCGCCGATCAGCTTGATCACGGTGAACAGGGCGGTCGAGGACGCGATCAGGAGTCCGACGCCGAGCATCGTGTACGTCACGTGCACCAGGACGCCGGCGGCGACGCCGGTGGCGGCGAACAGCCCTGTCCGGCGGCCGTAGAGGTAGCTGTTGCGGACGACCATGGCGAAGTCGGCGCCGGGGGCGATGACCGCCAGGACCGTGATGACGGCGACGGCGAGTATCTCGGTCACGGGGTGGCTCCCTCCTCGGGGGCGTCAACGGTTTCGGGGGCGTCCTCGGTCGTCTCCGTCTCCTCGCCACGCAGATCGCGGGCCATGAGAGTGGCGCCCGCGACGGCTCCGGGCATCAGGAAGACCGCGACGAACGGAACCAGGAAGGCCAGGCCCAGGGGCGTGCCGAAGCCCCAGACGAGCATCTTGCGCGAGCGGAGCAGAGACAGGCGTGCGCGGAGGTCGACGCCGCGGCGCTGAAGGGCGACGGCGGTGAGTTCCTCGGTGAGGAAGAACCCGGTGACGAAGAAGCCGATCACCGGGATGACCGTCTGGCCGACGAACGGG harbors:
- a CDS encoding LysE family translocator, whose protein sequence is MTEILAVAVITVLAVIAPGADFAMVVRNSYLYGRRTGLFAATGVAAGVLVHVTYTMLGVGLLIASSTALFTVIKLIGAAYLVYIGVRTFRAREDVEVDLANKTTLTPFAALRTGFLTNVLNPKTTLFVVSTFAQVVSPGTPVYQQVGYGLFMSFAHLLWFGVVAVFFSHDRMRTLMLRGQKVLNKVIGSVLAGLGISLAFAPSH